TTTATATCTTGATTCATCTTTGCCCTAATATACCCATTAACTGAGAAATACGGTCTGTACACTTGGTGTTTCCAAAAGCCAGACCACAAGGAAACCAAACATAAACAGAACGTCACACAGCCAGACCTTTACAGAGAGGCTTCTCCGTGATGCAGAGgaaaaaaatgcataatttatTTCTCTGCAAATGTTCCAGTGCACTGAATTGTGTGTTTTTTGGATGCTACCTGTAGCTAATGACTTTTTAACAAGTGTCTTTTAAAAACACATGTAAACATTACTTCCACCACTACAAACTAGCCAAACAttctgcaataataataataataataataatgcaaccaCCTTTTCCATTTTTCCGAATTCCTTCACATTTAGAACGTACTAGGCAAACTTACCTTCTCTAGACCCATATCATTGAGATGCAGCTTCTCCATGTAGCGACCGAAGCTCCGAAATGCGTGATCAGGGATGAAGCTAAGTGGGTTCTTTGACAAATTAAGCTCCTCAACTACACGCAGCTTGCTCATGGCCTGGATGGGATAGGTAGAAAGCTTGTTTTGGTCCAAGGTAAGAATGGCCAAGTTCTCCACTTCATCAAGTGAGCCGGGCTGCATTGCACTCAGCTCGTTGTGACTCATGTGCAGCCAGCGGAGGTCGTTTGCACCTGTGAAGGTGCCTGGTTGCAGTTCACGGATTTTGTTGTTATCAAGCTGCAGAATGAACAAGTTAATCATTGGGGAAAAGATGCCCTTGGAAAGGCCTGAGATGCGATTTCCGTCCAGGTAAAGATAGGTGAGTTCACTTAGGTCCTCAAAAGCTCCAGATTTAATGGTGCTGATTTCGTTGTTAGACAGATAAAGGTAAATGAGCTTCTTGAGACCTTTAAAGGCCTGGCTGGCGACCTCTCGGATTTGGCAGTGTTGGAGATGCAGGGAGATGAGCCCCTTCATGTCGCTGAAGCCTCCAGTGGTGAGCATGCCCAGGTTGTTGCGCTGCAGGTTGAGCAGACGAGTGGCTTCAGAGATGCGAGGAATCTTCTTCAGGCCAACGTTGTCGCAGATAACGTGCTGAAGGTCACCATGACAGTGACATGGACTTGGGCACTGGCTTTGTATACCTATTACAAACGAGGCAAAAACATGTATACAGAACACCAACTGGAATCTCCCAACCTTCATAATGACCCTGTTTCTGACAGCTTCTGGTGCTTCTTCGTCTGTCTGTTCTTCTGCCCGTTTTCTTGAGTGTCTTCAAGCAGAAAAGTTGTCAGACAGCGACAAGAATCCACAGAAAGCCTCAAGAGAAGTGAGAATGAAGAGTAGTGAGAGGAAGAAAGCTAGACAGAGAATGTGAGTGCTGAAGGAGAGAGCAAGAGGTGAGTTAAAGAGCGAGAAGGAGAGAGGGTGTGGGACTGAGAAAAGAGGGCAGTGCAAAAAGATTCACTTAAGACCTTTGGAGAGAAATGGCAGCCATGTGAGTGGAGcagtatttataatatttactcaTGGTagaggaaaaaatgtttttttccctgGACTCAAGGCTgaccagagctttttttttttaaagtgctgcTAGAGTATGTAAGgtatctgtaaaaaaatataatttccacacatttaagtatgtattaCTAAAGTCTTAAACTTAGTTAATAACTGTCCCACTTATGACATACATTTTATCGCCTCACTTTTGATGTTCATGGTCTCATTTTTTATTGGCTGAACTGTATTTGTAACTGTCCAGGTTAATGGGGAACTGATGGACTAACCTGCTCGAGACTGACCAGACATATGCTAATTATTTTAGTACATCCTTGTTTTgagctaaaaatatttaaaaaataaactgctttaaataTGCAAAGTATATGGACAGGGCACCTAAAGAAGTATATTAGACAttgcaatgtctttttttctgcaatacatattgtaatattaaaatatacaggCTTTTCAAACGGATTTCACAAGAAGTTAGTGATCCAACAGGTCATGAAATTAATAATGCACTTTATGTTTCCAAAATTGGATTACAATAAAttatactgggcagatataatggTGTCTGGTAGAAATTTAATGAACATGACaacagtgtgtttttttccttGTGCATTAAAAAGCAACAATGTTATATGATGAAATGTTTGTTAAAATATCACATTGAACTTGAGTGTAAAGATATATTCTGCAGCCCTAGTGTACAAATATGCAaactatcataaaaaaaaaagaacagttggTTTTCTGTTACTTgggctttttaaaataaaacaaagcacacacacaaatatataatacatttatccCAATGTCAGCTCCTTTTCAAACAACCTTTGGCAGCTGTTCTGAAAGCTCACggataataaaattaattaaaaaataaatactgggTGGATTTTAAAGGCCTGTTATATTTTAATGTTGCTGCCACTAGGACCTCATGCTAGGCTACAATATATGCTTTGCCAGCTCTGGAGAGGataaaataaaactacagtgTCAGTCCTACCAGACCTTCCATTGTGTTCCAGTCAGTGGAAAGAGAAAAGGGAGCCGTTCCTGTGCGGCTAACTGTTTTATAACACATAATCGTTGCCAGATGTTTGGCTTGAATCGAGTCACAACAATGGAAAtgagcttttcttttcttctgtaaAAGAAAAATCTGCAGTGCATTCCTCTGCACAAGTGTCTCCTATTTCAATACGTACAGTATTTTAGGGTGAAATGCTGGATATTATCCGTACTCCTTATTGTTCATTGTTCCTCTTTAATTAATGTGATTGTATTATATTAAATCTGTTgtcattaatatacagtatttcgggttttacaataaaatgtgcatttaACCTTTTAACGTCCatactaataaaaaaatgcaatgaaaatacaattgaatatattttataatactgAAAGCAATAAGAgtttatgatatttttttaaatcccatcttataaaacaaaatacacttcTATCAAATGTTGTAAAGTAGTGTGTAGTACAATCAGAACACATagcacaaatacaaaataataacagtaaaattATGTAATAGAAATCTGCACAATTTTTTTCATCAAATCTTATGAAACTATAATATGCTAGATTAATAATATGCTTACCTTCAAAAATATGTGGAGGGATTTacagataaaaacagaaaattgcataataatcaaataaaaatcaaatatgcTCTACTTCACACGATTGAGCAGAAGTTAAAGGCTTATGAAGTGCATTTGAAAAGCAACAGTGCTatagatgatttaaaaaaaaattagcttttcattagtaataaaaaagtgattttttgctATTGATAATTTCTCAGATACCTTTTGTTCatacagggaaaaaaaaagagttcatgAGCTCAGATCTTTAGAGGACTTGGCCTCAGGTGTGTCTGTTTATGAATATGGTAGCTGCTTTCAGACAAGGTGGAATCTAGTATTTACTTAACAAATGTAACGTTTTATTGGGAAAGTGCATCTCCTGGCATTTCAGGTACGCGTTCACACCAGGTCCAATCTCAACCAGCCACTGCAGTTTCCAGCCTGCACTGGTCATTTCAGCATAGGAAGGACAAGCATGCTCAATCAGATATGTGTGGTTACGGTAATGATAATCAGGAATTTGTAACTGCTTGATCATTAGGAGGCCTCTGCTTTTAAGAGAGCTGAAATGCTATGCTTGTAATGTGCAACAGCATTAAAGAAATGTGGGCGGTAGGACTGCACGATATtgtaaaaattttacattgcaaatgttttctTTCCcatgatatatatcgcaatattaaacaatgcaatcCAGCTCTGCCCCCACAAGCATGTTTTCTTGCGTcaggaccgatcaagagctgagtcagcgctgagcactcaaaaacaaaaaaacaggaaaacagcaaaacaatggtAATCGCCCCTTAAATCAGGcattttaatggctttttaaagagtcaataagtgtttttttctgggagtaaaagtgtgaattctgctgtaactggaaatatctgcgctaaACTGTggtggactgaggtgcacagctttcgacacgtgcgtttacaagcacgtgcccaaccacgtggatggaggccatgctctTCCACCCCctcacgcagcagcagcagcctgacaCAGCCTGTCacaacagacacagagacaaaacattgcaacatatCATCTTTGATTTAATTggcttaagtgacattgcacatgcataaaatatatatcgtgcagcccttatGGGCGGTATGTTAAAGTATTGTATcaatatataatgatattttctTCATAAACAATACCTATTGCTATGTTTTTACCTACAGACAATAGACATTTTTGCAGCTTTTCttaaaaaatgctatttaaatacTCTCCTATTCGCCTCCAATTggtgcagttggtcaggtctaagtTTAACAACAGTacgtgctgaaagaatgaggtcagctgaccaggttattccatcaatagagtTTTATCTTCCCTGATGGCTctgccatattccaagatgacaatggcagGATTCATAGGACTCAGATTGCCACCAAAGAGATCAAACCTGAACCCTATTGAAAATCTTagcatttttttatgttctgtgagcactgatatttgtttttcagaaaaaaaggatattaaaatcttattttatgCTGATGTGATAAAATATAGTCATATTGCCCATATAAAGCACTACCACGTGGGAGGGGTACAGTGCAGCAGACACACCAGTTCTCAGATTCACACCACATACCTCACCTGCCTTCTAGCCCTGCTTTCCTTTCCATACTGACACAGCAGGCCGCCTCCTTTTTGGCTGATTGGGAAAGATAGCTGACTATGGGGAGACATAACACCTTCATCAAgctctactgtaaaaaaaaaagtgttatcttTCAGATCTAGGTGTAGATTTTCCTGAATTTTAGAGAAGCTGATTTGGGAAGCTTAAACGTGACTCTGCTTAACCAGAATATGCAAGCTTTTGTGATCTAAAAGGAAATGTACAGATATTGTCAATGGTATGAGAgaaaaatgcattaatattatctGTTTTGCTTTTAAAACGTTTTCTCCTACTGGAGATAGATAATGCAAAAGAAATATTGTAGATGCTGGTTTTGAATTGATCTTTCATTCAACTAAATATTAggtgtgtaagaaaatatcaatgtTATTCCATCGCAATATTTGCAGTACTGTATCAGTTTTTAAAATCACagtattgtatttttaattactaatttttgtattgttttgtattgtgtttttactaCAAGTAAAGATGGGTGGcacacagtggttcattttgtgttttgaTCATTAGTCATTAGATTTCACTGTTCTGATGGGATAAAAACTTAGATTTACTTAGATTTGTACATATTTAATAGTGTGTTTTTTATACTATGgcagtttttttattctaaaattttattaaaacaatcgtaaaatattacaatatattgaatcgtaacccaTTTCATTATATGACTTatatcgccaagttcttgccaatacacagaccGACTTAATATATCATTCCTCCCCTGCATTCTTGTAGctcctttttatgtttttttttcttcccctttcAAATTATGTTTTCAAGTGATGTTAATaatgttacatttacattactttttCTTTAAAACTAACCTCAATCCTCACCCCTTAAACTAATCTTAATCCTAATCTTACCTCTAACCCTAAGGCTGTTCAGAATCAACATTGTATATCAGCTATAGGAGGAGGCTATCCAAATAAAGTGGGAGCTAAAAATGCagctttctgcttttttttttttacagattggaTACGGCACCACTGAGAACAGTCCTGTGACTTTCTGTGGCTTCCCTGTTGACAActtggagagaaagacagagactgTTGGATGCATCGTCCCTCACACTGAGGTACACACAACTCTTCTGTGTGTCCATATTTTAGTAACACACACAGTGATGGACTCCGGTTGTTTAAaggataaattaaattataaataaattaagaaaaaatgagTTGAGAACCTAACCAGGCACATCATCTTGCTTTAAAACTGTCTGGCAAGTGTGTGGCATAGAAGACACTTCATTACAGCAACCTTTTCTATTGCAAAGGAGGAAGGACACCTATAGATGGGCATCCATTAAGACACATAATAAAATTATTCATGATCTAGAGGGTGTGGGGCAtcattatgatttattttaagaTGGAACACACTAGTGGACACACAAGGTGTTCTTTTTTGCTCTTATAGAGGGCACTTTAGTGATGCTTTTTCAACCAGGGGGCAGTTGCCCTCCATGCCTTCTCCTTGAGTCCACCAGTTAACGTGCATGTACATTACTATACATATAAGTTTTTACAGAACGACTTCTAACCATTTGTTGCCTGACTGATGGGTAATTCCTGTATTAATTAGGCGAAGGTGGTCAACCCTACAACAGGATTTACTGTTCCTCTTGGAACTCAAGGAGAGCTGCTGATAAGAGGTTACTGCGTCATGCTGGAATACTGGCAAGATGAGGCTAAAACCAGAGAATGCTTCACTAAAGACCGCTGGTACAAAACTGGGTATGTGAGCTTGACATATTTTACTACATATTATTACAGTTCTAGATTAATATTAATTAGGATAAATACCTAACAATTTTGTTATGAGAATATTCATAATTGAATTTGACTAAATAAACTAGCATGCCAAAAGTAGACCTTGAAATGTTATCTCGGGGGATGGCTTGAGAACACCCACATTTGTACaagtgagatgttatcttgtgagtaaggttaaacactggtcaacttgctcatggcaaggctaagTGAATTGTGGGATTTTAAcggaggcctgatagtgggtgtcagattGATGGGATGTTCTACAGTGTGACGTGTTTACCAGAATAtctcatagaaggcattaccatccacagtggacatgccagtggatggtaatgattgtgatagGCAAGGTTAGCCGAgagtctggctagaattgtctgttaGTATCAGAATTCACATTGACATTTAATGCAAGAGGCATCACAAGCATATCCCACAAGTCacacagcattctttagcttctatggaaCAAGGCAAAAACTAAGGCATATGATACTTATGATATTTATGTTTTGCAGTGATATCGCCACATTGGACGAGTTTGGTTACTGTAAAATTGTGGGCCGAATTAAAGACATGGTGATCCGTGGAGGAGAAAATATCTACCCTGCTGAAATTGAACAGTTCCTGCACACACATCCCAAAATCCAGGAAGCACAGGTGACCAGAGCCAAGTGGAGTCTGGAGTTTACATCAGTTATATAAGATTTACTAATGAAAGTAGCAGAAATGATGTACTTGAAGcagattttatcttttttttttgctcagcaaGAAACAAAAATTGAATTGTCTGGTAAACATGGGTTCACTCACTCAGTTCTCTCTGTTTGCAGGTGATTGGAGTGAAGGATGAAAGAATGGGTGAAGAGGTTTGTGCCTGCATCAAACTGAAGGCTGGGCAAGAATGTACTGCAGAGGAGATCAAGAACTACTGCAAAGGCCAGGTTAGATCCATTTAAAAGGTTCTAGCTCTGAGTAAGATGTATCAAACATTTTAATTCTAATCTGCCAATCTATACCAAAGGATTTGCTGCAAAAAAAACGCATTAAAAACATTCACAAGTTTAAGTTTCACCAGACCTTACACACAAGACATTTCCTTGCTATatgttattttgcttttattaaagaaaataaatcatgtttattacattttgtGTGTATTAATCTATAGTAGGCCTGCCATGAATATTGTGATAAATTGCAATAAATTtatattcatcatttttaagataaTATTACGCCACTGATATAAccttaatagcataataatgcaagtCCATCATTTTAAAGAGCAATTTATTGTACATAATGTACACCTTACCTACACGCAAGTGCTGAGGCCATATATGTTTACTGTGCTATAAGTTGAAGATGAACAGAATGATTGCAAATGGATGGATTACAccaatttattaacaaaaatctttatatttatttatttgcagatttCCCATTACAAGATCCCTCGTTATATCACTTTTGTTGAGAGCTATCCTCTGACTGTCTCAGGAaaggtaagtaaaaaaaaatgttgggcaCCATTTACACAGACACAAGGATAAAAGGCTGATGTTGCATTTTAGTACAACATCACTAAAGTTTCTATAAAAATTATGCAGCTATTTTGGTTTCTCCAGAAGGATTAGGTTTAGTTTATACATACCAATTGCCCAGACCTGCAGTCTGTTTAACTACCATTACAAATTCTTTGTGGTCACCaccttttattatttgtttttgtggACATACTTtggaaaaaatgttaaaaatgtaagaGTGAGGTTTATTTGAACCTAATCACATCAATCTCTAGACAGGAGAAATTTAAACAATTTCCCCGTCTGCACAAAATCCGCTGCAGTGGTTTCAGTAGTCAGCGGCAGCTTTGTGGTTTAAAGTTGAAGGATTGAATCGTCAAATAGCACTGAGGCTGTTTCTTTTCTTCACCTTCCTCAGATCCAGAAGCACAAACTGCGAGAGCAGACAGAGAAACAGCTGGGACTGTGAATGGAATACATGTCTGGTATTTCACctgtataaaaatacagaaataattgttgaataAACTGTTGATGTTCTGCTTCATAATTCATGTATCTTAATTTCACTCTGTGTTATTCTTATTCTAAGTATAAaagtacattacattattaaatgattttaaaaagtttttaatgtGACCTTTAAAGAGCAtcaaaataagattttttaattacattttagttaatctaaaaatgtttgtattttttgttcaTAAGACAATTCAAAAAGCTAAACTGctatatattattttcattacaCATAAGGTGATATATTTCAAgagggtgccagatggatgggacaaaCAAGTTCTGcatgcatttaacatttcttgatgCACAAGAACACACCTGGTACACACCTTGTcctgtgtgtaccaggaatacatcatagaacacattaccacccacagtggacaggctAGAATTGAACATGCGGACAGATAAGCCACTTATTTGGCCTGTCAGTGAATAAAATATGACAGTTTAACTTTTTGAATTAAACTCTGAACACATTTTAAAGATGCTCTAATGTACTTTTTTATACCCTGTTGATGTCAACCTTGTGGATTTAATGCACATAATCAATGCAACATTTATCAGTGACAAGGAGTTTGCTTTCAACTGCTTGTGTTTttatatgataaatatataaaaatgtattgccttttttgccattttttaatccattacatgtataataaaatgtatacaaatataCACTCTTTTTATAGTAAGATCAAAAGACTACATTGTATTTATTGATGTGTGTAAGAAATGTCCGACAGTTCTGACTATCTGAAGGTAATGCTGTTTATCATCCATTCACACCTGTGTCACATCAGTTATGCTACATCTGATGTACATATGCTGGTGTGCTGCTGACATTTCTCTTATGTAATAAACCTCAAACCATGTGCCATGTTCCAACAATCAGTAGCCATGGACCTAAACAGCTGCCTAGACCTctgaacattaaaataaaagtgtatgtTTGTTAAAACGGCAAATGACTCATAGTGATGAAACAATTTTCCACTGGGCAGCAACATGCATGGATTCATAGAAGACCATTCTCTGGATGTTTAAAGTACAGACCATGCAGGGATCTCAAACCGTTGCATTTTCCCTTTTCCTCTTTTATATTTTGTAAGTGAACAAAAGAAATCATTGCACCTGACTCATGATGT
This genomic stretch from Astyanax mexicanus isolate ESR-SI-001 chromosome 15, AstMex3_surface, whole genome shotgun sequence harbors:
- the chad gene encoding chondroadherin; this encodes MKVGRFQLVFCIHVFASFVIGIQSQCPSPCHCHGDLQHVICDNVGLKKIPRISEATRLLNLQRNNLGMLTTGGFSDMKGLISLHLQHCQIREVASQAFKGLKKLIYLYLSNNEISTIKSGAFEDLSELTYLYLDGNRISGLSKGIFSPMINLFILQLDNNKIRELQPGTFTGANDLRWLHMSHNELSAMQPGSLDEVENLAILTLDQNKLSTYPIQAMSKLRVVEELNLSKNPLSFIPDHAFRSFGRYMEKLHLNDMGLEKFSTAAFEGVTALKSLHLENNKLKNLPNSLAFTNIQNLTLFNNPWSCTCQLANLKKWMDSSRIHPDAVCASPPSQKGKQIKDTSAFSRCKAKQKKRAKKGTRH